The [Clostridium] scindens ATCC 35704 nucleotide sequence ACAACATCTGCAACGCGCGGATCAAAGGCTTCCGGCAGAATGTTGTCTTCGTTTAGCTCGTCTTTTGGAATCAGCCCCGCAATCGCCTTTGCGGTAGCCAGCTTCATCTCTTCTGTGATCCTGGTGGCGCGTCCTTCCAGAGCACCCTTAAAGATTCCGGGGAATGCCACTACATTGTTGACCTGGTTCGGGAAGTCGGAACGACCCGTTCCCACAACTTTTGCACCGGCTTCTTTGGCAAGATCCGGCATGATCTCCGGAACGGGATTGGCCATGGCAAAAAGAATGGAATCCTTATTCATGGAAGCCACCATCTCCTTGGTGACAATGTTGGGGGCGGAGACGCCCACGAAGATGTCGGCACCTTCCAAGGCGTCGCTGAGAGTTCCCTTCCTGCCTTCCAGATTGGTTACCTCCACCATCTTTTCCTGCATCCAGTTCAGATGCGGGGACTCCTTGCTGAGGATTCCATTGATATCGCACATAGTGATATGCCTGAAGCCGTAAGTAAGAAGCAGCCTGGTGATGGCGACTCCTGCGGAACCGGCGCCATTTACCACGACCTTGGCCTCTTCTTTGTTCTTGCCTGTGACCTTCATGGCATTGATGATGCCCGCAAGAACGACGATGGCCGTGCCGTGCTGGTCATCATGAAAGACGGGGATATCCAGCAGTTCTTTTAG carries:
- a CDS encoding NAD(P)-dependent malic enzyme, yielding MTTNEKALKMHEEWHGKIETTAKSHVHSREDLSIAYTPGVAEPCKAIANNKEAAYTYTIKSNTVAVVSDGSAVLGLGNIGAHAAMPVMEGKAVLFKEFGGVNAFPICLDTQDTEEIIRTVVNIAPAFGGINLEDISAPRCFEIEERLKELLDIPVFHDDQHGTAIVVLAGIINAMKVTGKNKEEAKVVVNGAGSAGVAITRLLLTYGFRHITMCDINGILSKESPHLNWMQEKMVEVTNLEGRKGTLSDALEGADIFVGVSAPNIVTKEMVASMNKDSILFAMANPVPEIMPDLAKEAGAKVVGTGRSDFPNQVNNVVAFPGIFKGALEGRATRITEEMKLATAKAIAGLIPKDELNEDNILPEAFDPRVADVVSQAVKELI